The region TATTTGAGAATCTCCCAGGTTTCTATCTCGCGTGCTTCCGCAGCTATATATAAACAGACCTAGTAATAAAATATAAATGAAGTTTTTCATCTTTGTTTTTTATTCGAAAAATTGAGCTTTAAATGCCTCAAAGCCTGCCAAATCATTAAGGATGGCTTGCCACGAAAACTATATTTAATTAATAAGGCTTTACGGACTTGCTCGAGTTGGTTTATATTAGGAAGTTACAGCATGAATCTTCAATTTCACTTTCCGCCTAACATACCGCCAAGCAGGCTGCCACCTTTTTTATCTTTCTTACCGCCAAAAGCCATTCCTGCTACATCGTCTATAACACTACCATCACCATCGGCATCTAATAAAGTTTCCAGAAAGGACTGGTCGTGTGAATCATTAGATCCCATAACCGAACCTAATAAGCTTGATAAACCGGAAGAACCAACATTATCTTTCCTCTTTTGTTGTCCTAATAATCCCATAATAACAGGGGCAGCCATTTCAAGAATATTGTTAACCGTGGTTTCGTCTATATTTAAAGTTCCAGCAATGGTTTTGCTCACTCCGCTTTGTTTTGCACCCAAAACGTGGTTCAAAATTTTGCTGCCTTCGTTGGTGAGTTCTTCAGGGTCTTTGTCT is a window of Salegentibacter salegens DNA encoding:
- a CDS encoding DUF937 domain-containing protein produces the protein MASILDLLNTQTGEQLVNKASAKTSEDKSKITSVLGMAMPLILGAMKKNAKDPKGAESLDKALQNEKHNGEVLDNLEDKDPEELTNEGSKILNHVLGAKQSGVSKTIAGTLNIDETTVNNILEMAAPVIMGLLGQQKRKDNVGSSGLSSLLGSVMGSNDSHDQSFLETLLDADGDGSVIDDVAGMAFGGKKDKKGGSLLGGMLGGK